GGTTGGTGAACTGGCCACCGGCCGCCGACGGGTTGCGGGTGGCGCCCGACAGGAAGTTCCCGAAGATGGTGCCGACGCCGATGCCCGCGCCGATCATGCCGAGGGTCGCCAGACCCGCGCCGATGAACTTAGCCGCTTCCGCTTCCATGATTTTGGTCCTGCTTGAGTGTTGGAAAGGGGGTGAGGGATGGACCCGGAGATCAGTGGTGATCGCCGAGGTTGACCACGTCATTCAGGTAGACGCAGGTCAGAACCGCAAAGACGAAGGCCTGGAGGAAGGCCACGAGGAATTCGAGGGAGGTCAGGGCGACCACGCCCACCAGGGGCAGGACGGCGCCGACGACGCCCACGGCGCCCAGTCCCGCCAGGGCTGGGATGAAGCCGGCGAAGACCTTGAGGGCCACGTGGCCGCCAAGCATGTTGCCGAACAGTCGAAGGGCAAGGGTGACCGGCCGCAGGAAGAAGGAGATGATCTCGATCGGCGTCACCAGGAACAGCATGTACCAGGGCACGCCCGACGGCACGAACAGCTTGTACATGTTGGCGCCGTTGCGGATGAAGCCCACGACGAGCACGATCAGGAAGGTCAGCACCGCCAGCGTGGCCGTGACCGCCAGCTGGGAGGTGGCCGTGAAGGCCAGGAACAGACCCAGCATGTTCATCGACAGGACGAACAGGAAGATGGTGAAGACGTAGGGGAAGAACTTGCGGGACTCGTGCCCGATGATCCCGTGCGCCATGTCGTCAATATAGCTGAACAGGCCCTCGGCCATCAGCTGCATCCGGCCCGGCACGACGGCGGCGCGGCTGGTGGCGACGGCGAAAAAGGCGACGACCAGGCCCGCCGCGATCAGCATGGCCAGGATCGAATTGTTCAGGGAAAGGTCGACGAGAAGGCCGCCGGGCAGCTCCACCGTGGGCAGCTGAAGGCCCTTGTGGATCTCGAACTGTTCCATCGGGCTGGCCATGCCGCCTCGAGCTCCTTCAATCGTCCTCGTCCTCGGCGTCATCGGGCAGGTCCCTCGGGGGGCCCCAGTCCCGCGCCGCCTCGGCGCCGTAAATCCTGGCCGAACGCACGGCCAGCCAGATCGAGATGGCGAAGCCCCCCAGGACCCCGACAATCATTCCCCAGGGCGCCGAGCCGACCAGGAAGTCGACCACCGCCCCGAACCCAACGCCCACGAACACCCCGCCAAACAGCAGGGCCATGATGCGGTATCCATAGCCCGCCGCTTGGCTCCCATGGTCCGGAACCTCCCGGGTCGTACGCGCTTCGAGGGCGGCGGCCTGCTCGTCAAGCCGACGAATGGCCTCTTCCCTCGATGGATCCGATCCTGGCATGGGTCACACGGTCTGACGGCCCTGGCGCAAACCAGGACCCCGGGCTGGATTTCGGGCCGGAACCTATAGAAGCGGTTGCAGTGCGTCAAGGCTGGCGGGACCGGTTTTAAGTCCCTGAAAACAAAGAAAAAGAAGGGCTCGGGAAGCACCAGTCTCCCGGCCTTGTCCAGGCCCTCGGGGGATTCCCCCTCGCTGGCTACTCCGCCGCCAGGGCCTCGGCCTGCCGCAGGTCCACCGAAACCAGCTGCGAGACCCCACGTTCGGCCATGGTCACCCCGAAGAGCCGGTCCATCCGCGCCATGGTGACGGGGTTGTGGGTGATGGCGATGAAGCGGGTCCGGGTGCGCCGGCGCATCTCGTCCAGCATGTTGCAGAACCGGTCGACATTGGCGTCGTCCAGCGGCGCGTCCACCTCGTCCAGCACGCAGATCGGGGCCGGGTTGGCCAGGAAGACGGCGAAGATCAGGGCGCAGGCGGTCAGGGCCTGCTCGCCGCCGCTCATCAGGCTCATGGCGGCCAGCCGCTTGCCCGGCGGACAGGCGAAGATCTCGAGGCCGGCTTCGAGGGGGTCGTCGGACTCCACCAGGCGCAGCTCGGCCTGGCCGCCTTCGAAGAGGGCCTGGAACAGGGCCTGGAAATGGCCGTTGATCACCTCGAAGGCCGCCAGCAGGCGCTCTCGCCCCTCACCGTTGAGCTCGTCAATGCCCTGCCTCAGCCGGGCTATGGCCCCGGTCAGGTCCGCCTGTTCCGTGCGCAGGGTGTCCAGCCGCTCTGCGTACTCGCGGGCCTCTTCCTCGGCCCGCAGGTTCACCGCTCCCAGGGCCTCGCGCTGGCGCTCGAGATTGTAGAGGTGGGCCTCGACCCCGCCGGCCTCGGCGGGGATGGCGACGGCCTCGTCCGCCAGGGAGCGCGCCAGGTCCTCGGGTTCGACGCGGGCGGTCTCGCGGATCTGGCCGGCGATCTCGGCCAGCCGCTCGCGGGCGGACTCCAGCCGGGCGTCGAGGCCCGCCCGGCGCTCCCGCACCTCGGAGGCGGCGGCCTCGGCGGACCTCACAGCGCGGGTTGCTTCGGCCCGCTCGGCCTCGGCGGCCGCCAGGGAGTCGGAAGTGCCGGCCCGGCGGGCCTCCGCCTGGCCCAGCTCGGTCAGCAGGGCCTGCAGACGATCGGCGTGGGTGGCGGGCTTTTCCCGGGCGGCGTCCAGGCCGGCGACGGCCTTGGCGCGCTCCCCGGCCAGGCGATCCAGGCGCTGGGCGGCGGCGGCCGAACGGCGGCTCCAGTCTTCGCGGTCCTCAAGTGTCCGTTCCAGCTGGCGGCGGCGGCCATCGCGCTCGCGCACCTCGGCGTCCAGGGCGGCGCGCGCCTGGGCGGCGGCCTCCACGGCCGGACCGGTCAGGGCGCGGGCGGCCTCCAGGCGGGTTCGGGCGTCCCCGGCGTCGCCAGCTGCGGCGACCTCGGCCTCGGCGGCGGCGAGGACCGCCTCCGTCTCGGACATCTCGGCCTCAAAGCGCCGGATCAGGTCGTCCAGGGACTGCTTCTGGGCTTCGCGGCGCGCCGCCTCGCGATCATGACGCTCCCGCGCCTGGCGGGCCTGGGCCACGACCTGTTCTGCGGCGGCGGGGCGACGGCGGCCGTCCCGGACCCCGGCCTCTGCAACCGCAAGGGCGCTGGCCGCGGCGACGAGGGCGGCGGCGGCGGCTTCGGCCTCGGGGCGCTGGCCCGCCAGCAGGTCCTCCAGCTCGGCCAGCCGTCCGCGCTGGGCCATCCGGACGGCCGAGGCCCTGGGGGCGTCCGCCCGGGCGACAAAACCGTCCCACCGCCAGAGGTCTCCCTCGCGGGACACCAGCCGCACGCCCGGCGACAGGCTGGCGGCCAGACGATCACCGTCGCTGCGGTCCACCAGCCCGACCAGGGCGAGGCGGGCAGCCAGGGCCTGGGGCGCCTTCACCCGATCCGCCAGGGGTTCAGCGCCCGCGGGCAATGCAACCGGCGGCGTGGGGGCGCCCCTCCAGAAGGCGTTGGCCCTGGGGTCCAGCGCCGCGTCGAGGTCGTCGCCCAAGGCGGCGGCCAGCGCCGCCTCGAGGCCGCGCTCGGGCGTGATGCTATCGACAGCCGGGGCGAAGCCATCCTCGGCGGAATCCTTGAGAAGGCGCAATAGGCCCCGCGCCTCGGCCTCGGCGGCGTCGAGCCGGGTGCGAATCTCGCGGGCGGCGTCCTGGGCCTGGCCCTCGGCGCGGGCGGCTTCGGTCCGGGCCGCCTCAGCCGCCTCGAGGGCGGTGCGGGCTTCGGTGAGCTCGGCCTCGGCTGCGGCCAGGGCTTCGGCTGCGGCCTTCGCCTCCGGGCCCTCGGCGCCGCTCAGGGCCTCGCGCTCGCGAATGGCCTGCTCCAGGGCCCGGCGGGTCCGGGCCGCCCGGCTGCGGGCCTCTTCCGCGCGCGTCTCGGCGGCGCGGCGCTGGGCGGCCTCGGCGGCGACCTGGGCGGCCAGGGCCTCGACCTCGGCCTGGACACGGTCGCGCTCGACCTCCGCAAGGCGAAGGGCGGACTCCAGTTCGGGGCCCCGGGAGGGGGCGGCGGCGACCTCCGCCTCCAGGCGGCTGATCTCGGCGGCCAGGCGGGCCAGGGCCTCACCGGCGTCGGCCGTGATCTGGGTCTCGCGGGCCCGGTCGGCGTCAATACGGGCGATGTCGGCCTCCAGCCGGCGGACCTCCTCGGCCAGGGCCTCGGCCTCGCGCTCCAGCCGGTCGCGGTCGATGGCCAGCTTGTTCAGGACGGCCGCCGCCACGGTCTCGGCCTCCCGCAGGGCGGGCATGGCGGCCTCGGCCCGGGCCGAGCGGGCGCTGGCCGCCGCCGCCGCCCGCGCCGTGTCCTCGACCCCCCGGATCGCCTCTTCGGCCTCGGCGGACAGGCGGCGAACCGCCTCTCCGGCCTCGGCCCAGCGAGCGTAGAGCACGGCGGACTGGAGGGTGCGGATCTCGGCGGAGAGCCTGCGGTACCGCTCGGCGTTCCGGGCTTCCCGGCGCAGGCGGTTGAGGGCCGAGTCCAGCTCGCGGGCGATGTCGTCCAGCCGGGAGAGATTGGTCTCGGCCGCCCTTAGCCGCAGCTCCGCCTCATGCCGCCGGGTGTGGAGGCCGGAAACGCCGGCGGCCTCCTCCAGGATCATCCGCCGGTTCTGGGGCTTGGCCGCGATCAGCTCGGAGATCTGGCCCTGACGCACCAGGGCTGGCGAGTTGGAGCCCGTGGAGGCGTCTGCGAACAGCAGGTGGACATCGCGGGCCCGGACCTCACGACCGTTGATCCGGTAGGTGGAGCCTTCTCCCCGGTCGATCCGACGGACGACCTCCAGGACCGGGCTGTCATTGTAGGCGGCGGGCGCCCGGCGCTCGGCGTTGTCGATGGTCAGGACGACCTCGGCGTGGTTCCGCGACGAGCGCCCCCCGGACCCGGCGAAGATCACGTCGTCCATGCCGCCGGCCCGCATGGCCTTGGCGGAATTGGCGCCCATCACCCAGCGCAGGGCTTCCAGCAGGTTGGACTTCCCGCAGCCGTTCGGCCCGACAATGCCCGTGATTCCGGGCTCGATGCGCAGTTCCGTCGCATCGACGAAGGACTTGAAGCCGGAGAGCCTGAGCCGCTGGAACTGCACCTGGCCTGCCTGTCCCCCTACTTCGAGGCTTCGGCGACGGCCTTCTCGAGGGCCGCCAGGCTGATCTCGCCCTCGCCCACCGACTTGCCGTTGATGAAGAAGGCGGGGGTGCCGGTGATCCTGTCCTGCTTGATCGCCCGGTCGACGCGCGCGTTGAGGGCCTTGAGCGCCTCCTCGTCGGTGATGCAGGCGTTGAACTGCGCCTCGGTCAGGCCTGCGGACTGGGCGACGCGGAGCAGGACGCCGCGCATGTCGCCGGTCTGGAAGATCTCCTGCTGGCTGCGGAAGATCGCGTCCAGGACGGTGAAGTACTTGTCCTTGCCGGCGCAGCGCGCGGTCAGGAAGCCCGCCGCCGCCAGTTCGTTGGGCGGAGTGAGGAATTCCTTGAGGGTGTAGTGGACCTTGCCGGTGTCGATGTACTTGGTCTTGAACTCCGGGAAGACCGTGTTGTTGAAGGTCGCGCAGTGGGAGCAGCTGGCTGAGGCGTACTCGACCATCTTCACCGGCGCCTTGGGATCGCCCAGGGTCATGTCCTCGGCCGAAGGCGCGGGGCCGCGGCTGCAGGCGGCGAGGAGGAGGGCGCCCGCGAGGGCGGCCAGGGCGAGGGGACGGAACCGGGACATATCGCCTCCAGAATGGCTTTGTCGGGAAGTAGAGCCCGATTCTAGGGCTCCGGGGACGCCCGCCCAAGCCTGCTCAGGCAGGGTCGGTCCGGTTTCTGTGGACGGAGCGGCCAAGGTCGACCAGGGCGGCGCGCAGGCGGTCGGTGCGGGCCGGCGCGGCGGCGACGTCCAGGGCCGCCTCCACGGCGGCGTCGAGGGGCGGGGGCCGGCGGCGCGAAACCCCCTGTCGAAGGTTGGCGACCGGATTGCGCAGGGGCCCCTGCACCACCCTGAGCCGGCCCGCCGCTCCGGCGCCCAGGAAGAGGTTCACCCGGTCGAGGATCTCGGCGCTGCGGTGCTGGATGAGGGTGGCCGAGGGACCGGCGACCCGGATCTCAAGAACGCCAGGACCGCCGCCGCGGGGCGGCGAGAGCCGGACCGGCTCTGTCCGCCGGGCGAGGTCAGCCCCGACGATCTCGGTCCAGCGCGCGTGGAGCGCGCCCGGCCCCTGGCCGAAGCGGGCGTCCAGGGCCTTCAGGACCGGGGCAAGGCTGCGTCCCGCCGCCGGCGCCGCGCGCCGGGCCGGACGCGTCCGGCGGCGGGCGAGAATCTCCGCAGCTTCGGCGATGGAAGGCAGTCTGCGTCCAGGCATGGGACCACCCTAGACCCGACCCTCCTGCGCGGGGAGTCCCCTCAGGCGTTCCGTCCGGGGGAAACAGGCTCTAGGGTCCGGCCATGAACCCCGACCGCCTGCAGCGCCGCATACTCGACTGGTACCGGGCGAGCGCCCGGGACCTCCCCTGGCGCCGGCCGCCAGGCTCCAGCGCCCCCGTCGATCCCTACCGGATCTGGCTGTCCGAGGTGATGCTCCAGCAGACCACGGTGGCGCATGCGACACCCTACTTCCACGCCTTCCTCGGGCGCTGGCCCACCGTCACGGCCCTGGCCGACGCCGAGGACTCCGAGGTCATGGCCGCCTGGGCCGGGCTGGGCTACTACGCCCGGGCCCGCAACCTACTGGCCTGCGCCCGGGCGGTCCGCGACCGCTTCCAGGGGCGCTTCCCCGAAACCGAGGCGGGCCTGCTGGGCCTTCCCGGCGTGGGGCCCTACACGGCGGCGGCGGTGGCGGCGATCGCGTTCGGCGAGCCGGCCAATGTCGTTGACGGCAATGTCGAGCGCGTCATCTCCCGCCTCTACGCGGTCCAGGCTCCGCTGCCGGCGGCGCGCCCGCAGCTCCGGGAGCTCGCCGCCGGGCTGGTGGTCGCCGAGGCTCCGGCGGACTGGGCCCAGGCCCTGATGGATCTCGGGGCGACGGTCTGCCGGCCGCGCTCCCCGGCCTGCGGCCAGTGTCCCGCCGCGGGGGACTGCGCCGCCGAGGCCTCGGGCGATCCGGGAGCCTGGCCGCGGAAGGCCCCGCGCGGCGCTCGCCCGGCGCGCACTGGCGTCGCCTTCGTCCTGCGCCAGGCCGGGCGGATCGCCGTGGTGCAGCGGCCGCCCCGCGGGCTCCTGGGGGGGATGCTGGGCCTGCCCTCCACGGACTGGACCGAG
The sequence above is a segment of the Phenylobacterium parvum genome. Coding sequences within it:
- a CDS encoding F0F1 ATP synthase subunit C; its protein translation is MEAEAAKFIGAGLATLGMIGAGIGVGTIFGNFLSGATRNPSAAGGQFTNLILGAALTEALGILAFVLGLLILFS
- a CDS encoding F0F1 ATP synthase subunit A; this encodes MASPMEQFEIHKGLQLPTVELPGGLLVDLSLNNSILAMLIAAGLVVAFFAVATSRAAVVPGRMQLMAEGLFSYIDDMAHGIIGHESRKFFPYVFTIFLFVLSMNMLGLFLAFTATSQLAVTATLAVLTFLIVLVVGFIRNGANMYKLFVPSGVPWYMLFLVTPIEIISFFLRPVTLALRLFGNMLGGHVALKVFAGFIPALAGLGAVGVVGAVLPLVGVVALTSLEFLVAFLQAFVFAVLTCVYLNDVVNLGDHH
- a CDS encoding F0F1 ATP synthase assembly protein I, whose protein sequence is MPGSDPSREEAIRRLDEQAAALEARTTREVPDHGSQAAGYGYRIMALLFGGVFVGVGFGAVVDFLVGSAPWGMIVGVLGGFAISIWLAVRSARIYGAEAARDWGPPRDLPDDAEDEDD
- a CDS encoding AAA family ATPase; translated protein: MQFQRLRLSGFKSFVDATELRIEPGITGIVGPNGCGKSNLLEALRWVMGANSAKAMRAGGMDDVIFAGSGGRSSRNHAEVVLTIDNAERRAPAAYNDSPVLEVVRRIDRGEGSTYRINGREVRARDVHLLFADASTGSNSPALVRQGQISELIAAKPQNRRMILEEAAGVSGLHTRRHEAELRLRAAETNLSRLDDIARELDSALNRLRREARNAERYRRLSAEIRTLQSAVLYARWAEAGEAVRRLSAEAEEAIRGVEDTARAAAAASARSARAEAAMPALREAETVAAAVLNKLAIDRDRLEREAEALAEEVRRLEADIARIDADRARETQITADAGEALARLAAEISRLEAEVAAAPSRGPELESALRLAEVERDRVQAEVEALAAQVAAEAAQRRAAETRAEEARSRAARTRRALEQAIREREALSGAEGPEAKAAAEALAAAEAELTEARTALEAAEAARTEAARAEGQAQDAAREIRTRLDAAEAEARGLLRLLKDSAEDGFAPAVDSITPERGLEAALAAALGDDLDAALDPRANAFWRGAPTPPVALPAGAEPLADRVKAPQALAARLALVGLVDRSDGDRLAASLSPGVRLVSREGDLWRWDGFVARADAPRASAVRMAQRGRLAELEDLLAGQRPEAEAAAAALVAAASALAVAEAGVRDGRRRPAAAEQVVAQARQARERHDREAARREAQKQSLDDLIRRFEAEMSETEAVLAAAEAEVAAAGDAGDARTRLEAARALTGPAVEAAAQARAALDAEVRERDGRRRQLERTLEDREDWSRRSAAAAQRLDRLAGERAKAVAGLDAAREKPATHADRLQALLTELGQAEARRAGTSDSLAAAEAERAEATRAVRSAEAAASEVRERRAGLDARLESARERLAEIAGQIRETARVEPEDLARSLADEAVAIPAEAGGVEAHLYNLERQREALGAVNLRAEEEAREYAERLDTLRTEQADLTGAIARLRQGIDELNGEGRERLLAAFEVINGHFQALFQALFEGGQAELRLVESDDPLEAGLEIFACPPGKRLAAMSLMSGGEQALTACALIFAVFLANPAPICVLDEVDAPLDDANVDRFCNMLDEMRRRTRTRFIAITHNPVTMARMDRLFGVTMAERGVSQLVSVDLRQAEALAAE
- a CDS encoding DsbA family protein, encoding MSRFRPLALAALAGALLLAACSRGPAPSAEDMTLGDPKAPVKMVEYASASCSHCATFNNTVFPEFKTKYIDTGKVHYTLKEFLTPPNELAAAGFLTARCAGKDKYFTVLDAIFRSQQEIFQTGDMRGVLLRVAQSAGLTEAQFNACITDEEALKALNARVDRAIKQDRITGTPAFFINGKSVGEGEISLAALEKAVAEASK
- a CDS encoding DUF721 domain-containing protein; this encodes MPGRRLPSIAEAAEILARRRTRPARRAAPAAGRSLAPVLKALDARFGQGPGALHARWTEIVGADLARRTEPVRLSPPRGGGPGVLEIRVAGPSATLIQHRSAEILDRVNLFLGAGAAGRLRVVQGPLRNPVANLRQGVSRRRPPPLDAAVEAALDVAAAPARTDRLRAALVDLGRSVHRNRTDPA
- the mutY gene encoding A/G-specific adenine glycosylase; protein product: MNPDRLQRRILDWYRASARDLPWRRPPGSSAPVDPYRIWLSEVMLQQTTVAHATPYFHAFLGRWPTVTALADAEDSEVMAAWAGLGYYARARNLLACARAVRDRFQGRFPETEAGLLGLPGVGPYTAAAVAAIAFGEPANVVDGNVERVISRLYAVQAPLPAARPQLRELAAGLVVAEAPADWAQALMDLGATVCRPRSPACGQCPAAGDCAAEASGDPGAWPRKAPRGARPARTGVAFVLRQAGRIAVVQRPPRGLLGGMLGLPSTDWTEAGPDPAAITDAAPAALAWRDAGAVEHVFTHFSLTLTVLSAEGGAPGLEWLPETSAGDLPSVFLKAVRRAQGMSGAE